A segment of the Manihot esculenta cultivar AM560-2 chromosome 13, M.esculenta_v8, whole genome shotgun sequence genome:
AATTTGCATGCACATATATACTTGGATTTTAGCAACAAAGCGGCGAGTGAGGAGACCATCATGACATGGTTTGTCTTTTTTTGTATGAAGATAATGTTTGCATTAAGAAAAGACTTGAGGCCTATTAAGACATGAACCAATATATGGTCAAAGCCCATAATACATAGCCATGATCTACGCAAAAACTAAGCAAGCTTAAAACTATCGGCCCAGAAAAGCCAAACTCACATATCAAACCCTAACCTAGTTGGTTCACACAAAAACAAAAAGGAGGTGACCATGGAAAACCACTCAAAACCACATCTTATAAGCATAATCCAAAAGAACTAACTCCTAACAATCCTAATGAAGTGATGATCAAACGCTAAGAAGGGTACCATACGAAGTTATTCCACAAATCCCAGCATTATCATCTCTTGCTATTCTCATATATCCATTCTCTCCCCAATTTTCACCCCAAGAATTCTTAATAATCCAATAATTAGTTCCATCAGGAGCAGTATCATAACCAACCAATAATACTCCATGGTTCAATACATCAGGACGACAATATTTAGCCCTAAAGATACCACCGTGGTAGTATTGAAATAATCTGTTTCCTGCATCTATACCAACGGTAACAGGCTGCAAGTTCACCGCCGACATCAGGTATGCTTCAGAGTAAGGTTGAACTTTTTGGTAGGAACTCAGTCTAACTGTTGGCTGATCTTCCTTTACTGTGTTGCAATATTGCTGATATCCTACGTAAGGGTAATTAGCTTCTTCAGTCACGCCACCGTTGGCTATTATGTAGTCAAAGGCATCTCTCATATCACCGCCGTTGCATGCATTCGATGCATGATCACAATCCATAAGCTGTTGCTCCGATAAATCATGATAATTACCATATTTCAATAGATGCATAGCTTCCACGGCTGCCAATGCTGCGAAAGCCCAACAACTTCCTATTTGTAcacaaacaaaaataaaaaaggttaTTAAAAAAAAGGGTTTTATGTATTCCATTATATATGTAGTTTTTTCTTTTGTCCTCACCGCAGTTTGAGCCTTGACTCTTCACAGGAGTAATAACTCCTCTTGATCTCCAATCCAATGAAGTAGGGACATTAATCATGCCTTCATTGTTTAAGGATGTTAGAGTTACATTTGAACTTGTATGTCGAGAAGGCTTCATCCCGAGGTACATGTTCTTGAATTCTTCATGAGATAGATCTGCAAATTTGTTAACACTTACATTGAAGGGTTTGTCGCCAGCTGCATTGAATGACTCTATCATCTTAACATTGTTCTTGAATATCTTATAACGTTTTTGTTGCTCCTCGGCATTTTCATAAACTCTTCCATGTCTTGCCATCCACTGTTCATGCCTTGCAGACATGCTTAGTTGTGGCTTAAGGAGATGACGAGAGGTGGCTTGATTAGCCAAGAGAGCCAAAACGAAGAAGAGCGAAAACAAGCATTGAATTTGAAGTGATGAAGCCATTGTTATGTTATGGCAGGCAACGTTTCCTTGCTAGTTATTTATAGGTAGAGAAATTAAAGATGATATTCATAGTCAgttgtaaaataaaattctaagaaTGATCTTATCTCATCTCTGTAGTTTTAAACTATCTTTCTTATCGATGTACGTTTGTAGTGAAGCTTATTTACTTGTATACAAATGCTAATTAGGCGATGGGTAATGATTGATTGCTCTGATACTGTTTGAATCATGAGAATTTCTCATCAACATCAAGGTGGTTATACACTCATTCAAtacaaattttattaacttaaatttaaatttaaatttaaatctattaaattttatctataataTTTGATTCCATCACTGGTCTTATCATACCCTACGATATTTACTCCATGGTTTATATCATCTCCACAGACTCCTGTGAAGACACCAGTGAAGTAGAACTGAAAATATAATCCTCCAGCATCAACGGAGGCAGAAACAGGTTGTTTTGCAACTGCCTTCATCAGTGACGTTTCACTCTTTGACGGAACTTCTTCGTAGCCTGTAATCTTAGCTACATGGGAAGCCTCCTTTTTGGCTATACAAGTTCCATTGTATGGATAATTAGATTCACTGGTGATTCCattgttttttattataaacttAATCCATCTTCCATATAACCACCATTGCACCCTTCATCCTTGCCTTTAGTGTCACAATCTATTAGCTCTTGCTCGGAAAGAGAAATCAATTTACTTGTAGTTATTTGGTGGATCCCTTCAATGGCTGCCACTGTTGAGAAAGCCCAACAACTCCCTTCAATCGCTGTCATAAATTTCtccataatataaaatttaaatagtaatttttttgaaaatattgtcTTATTATATTTAATCAATTTGGATACTGTTTTAATTCTCATTCATGATGATAAACTGCAGATCATGTGACCTTCCATGCATTAATAAAATCCAAATAGTAACccaaaattttcatatatatacaaTTAGAAATGGATATTTACACTTTCTTTTTTGTCATTTTTTGGTTGgggaaataattttaaaaaaagaaaaataaattattacaacAAAGAGATCAAGCACTAAAAAAAGCATAAACAATCTGACATCAAACACTTCCCAGCTAATGACTGACAACCACTTCCCAACAtcacttataaaaaaaaagaatataaatcAGATTAAAGAATCAGCAGCCACACCCTCTCCTCCTAAACAGTTAAAGCAgacaattttcttttcttttcttttattttctttccttttctctcttaattaatttttaatcacaGCTGCACATGATCTTCCCTGCAATCAATTATGCAAGGTTGAGTGGTCCCCAATCTGATGTGAACACATCACGTGAATGCACAGGAGAACACAGAGATCACCAATCTCTTCTGCatgaatcctttttttttttcctaccaGATTCTTGATAATAATGAGAGTTTATTAATTACCATTCTTGAAAGAACTCACTGTAAAAATGAGTTAAACTTGCAGAAGAAGCTGTTCTTTCTCAGGAGCAGTAGTGGGATCAGTTGCTGAATTTtccatcttcttgagattttgtTGGTGATAAACTTGCCTCAGTCTCTCTATTTCTCTCTTCAGTGCTTCTTGATGAGCTGGATTTGTTTCAAAATCCACTAATAATTATTACATAAATCAAATGATTCAAGATTAGATCTCATTTTCAGCAGACTTTAAATTAAGATCATTCTTAAAGtccaaattataataattacaatcttaaatattttctaCTATATTTGACATATTTAATTATGGGAtattcatgaaaaacttgacCAGTATATGTTTAATAAAAAGCATATTTAATAAACTTGACCAGTATgtgttttattttcaaaattacaatttgatttaaaactCTAGAACAAGAAATTTTGTAATTGAACATTTGTAGATGATCTAGTGTTGAGATTGGGATTGATCTAATGccatgttaataaaaaaaaaggaaaaaaaaggaacTTAATTTCATCAAAAAGGCACTTTGTAAGGATTGTCTGGGTCatatataaaacatttttcCTTGTGGGACTTGACAAAAAGCATTTATTTTTCAACCCACCACTTCCTTATTTGCAAAGGTGATCTAAGAAGCTAGCACATGAATGATGCATCTGAAATTACTTCTGCCATAACTGTGCACAGCTAAAGAGCACAGTAtagtttgttttttttaaaaaaaaattatttactcaATTATATTAGAAAAAGAATGAGATCCTCAAACCCACATGCATAGTTTTGATTGAATTATGTAATgattaattaagataaaataagatattttgttgaataataataattaagcaCTTACCATCTTTGAAGATCTTGTCTTGGGCTAAAGCAGCAATTCTTTGCTTAAGAGCACTATTATCAACATTAAGCAGCAAGCGTTGATGGTCTAGAAATGCAACTCTTGGTGACAGCACTGAGACCTCAGCCTTCATAGTGggcataaaagaagaagaagagagaagaaagaaaaagaaaattaattatggAGAAATAATAATTCATACAGATTAATTTAGTATAATGACACATTCACTAATACTTACTTGCAATGAGGTTACACTTCGTTCAAGCTCAGAAATATATTGCAGCTTCCTCACTCTTGACCTCTGCGCAGATTGCCTGTTTGCCAAGATTCTATtgcaaacaaaaacaaaaaatttgtATAAATGTAATAATCAACTGATTAATCACTATAATTATCATAAACACTATTCCATTAATAACCCATTAgtcaaatatttttcttataatataagaTATTGGGTTGAAGTAATGTAATTCGAATGTTTTTAACGCCGAATTAAGTTAAATTGatggtaaaaaataataataatgacagAAGTGTATTTGAATTAATcagaattttaatgaaaatgcgTATGCATGAATACCTTTTGACCCTCTTGGGATCAACAATCCGATCAGAAGAATTGGTATCGGTTGCGCTTGGTGGAGTTTGATTCTCTTGTTGGCATTGGCTTTGCACCTCATCGGGTTCATTTCTTATCTTGTTCTGTTTAGTATTTTGATCGGACGACGGCGCGGTTGTATCTTTCTCATCATTAATACTGTTATGATCCGATGGCGTTGATGGGTTCGAGCAAGATGGAGCGGCCACCGCATTGGAGATATCATCATTGAACATAGACATGAATTGTTCATCGTCAAATTTATCAAAGTCGCAGCTGCTGCTATTGTTATGTCCAGCACTATGACGGTGTTGATGCTGAGGTGCCACTACTGCACCCGACGTGCCACGACATTCTTCAAGCAATGGTGGCTCCAGGAAGGCAATGGAGTCACTTACTGACCGCCTGTGAGTCCCACGTCTCGCCAACGAGAAGTCGAGGAATTCGTCAACCCACGAAGGGTTTTGGCCGGTGGCGGCGGTGGGAGAAGCAGCTTTATTAATAGAAGGTGGCATGGTCTTCTGGTGGGAGAAATCAGGCCAAGTTGGCTGCATGTTTGGGATTTTCGGAGGCAATTGTGCCATTTAGTAGAGTATATAATCTACAAACACTCTAAATGGCACAAAAATTCTTCAACAAAGCTTCTAAAAAACTATTGAATTGAATCCCCACAGGAGAACAAAGACTAAAGCTTGATTCTTATATATTCCATTGGCAAGCAAGAGCATGAAAACAAGCAAACTGCAGAAACCCAAATCAGAACTCCTACAACAAAATGTGTTGGGCATGAAAGAAGAACAGTACAATTGAGACAAGAACAAGAAGGTGATGCAGAGTTTATTTTGTTAGAAGCCATTAAATCTTGGAGCTTAATCTTCGTAAGAATGTGGGAGTGGGGTCACATGGGGAGGGATTGGACAGCTATGTACAGCTGTTAGAAGGTTGGGTCTCAACGGTATTACTGGAAAGTCGCCAGTAGTTTAATAACTAGAGGAATCAGTCACCACGTGCCCTAGTGACCTTCTCTTTAGTGGTGGCTACCTTATTATAttctcaaaataaataaataaatctcttTGAGGAACATTCCCATGTAGCTACCAACTCATACACTTTCCTACACCCATTTTTCCTGTCCGTTTGATCTATTAGTCCACTCTAGTAAACCCTTTGATCCATAAAGTCAAATGGGTCATCATCCTTTTATCTCATGATCATGTCTAATTGTCTATGTACTTAGTTGAAATATTGTTGAAACTGTTAAAACTGAGTGGGAGTTGGGATATTTTGATGGCCATGCATAAATAACCTTTTTTGAttatgaagttttaatgttGGTTCAGTccattattttctaaatttgatttatcatgaatttttttttaaatgagaattgatagagtaaaatttaaaatctctcaaatttatttaaatgcacTTATTATTAAACTATATTTTAGTACGTAGACGTAAATTACCatgaatttaaaatgtaaataaatattttttataatataattatgtgtatattagatttaaatatttatcataaaGAAAGGAAGGTGTGAAAAGAAAATTGAGGAAAAGGGGGAAGGAGATCATGTCAGACCATGTGAATGATttgtaagctttctttgctttgTCCCCAAACCACACCCACATGTAGGGTATTATGTCATTTAAATTTCTCTAGATACCACACACCTTTCTTCCCACCTTCCTTTTTCTATCAAACTGGAATTTATGTTGTTTTAACTAATACAAATCCATGGCAGcccactaattttttttttctttaaaaaaatgaaattttaagaaTGCAATGAAATTTCAATTGTGATTTGAGGTGGGCATGTgaatgtctctctctctctcaaacaaacaacttttctttttttttttttttatgtcaaTAAATAATCAAAGAGCAAATGATATATGGGAATAAAATGATGGATTTTACTAGTGATGGAGAGTGGACATATATGttaaattaatacatttatgtatataaaagtactcttttatcaataataaaaaaaattcaaatctatAGACAAAAAATTTATgagtaataatattataatgatTAAAAAGTTAACTAAAGAATTCatctttttgagaaaaaaaaataattcttatacaattatatataattttatttttttaaattaaaaaattaaactcttcatttttaaataaaaaaaattaattttttttaaaaaataattagatagAATTTTTGTAAATTTACTCATTATAAATTAAGATTTATTTGAAATCTTAGTaaaaaactgaattaatttaattcgataaaACCTTTGACATAATGATAATGATATTCTCCAAGATCAACATTTCATCAACAAACTGTTTAAGATGcaatactaaaataaattaattctttccATGGGGGATGATCATTACCTTCATTACATTGATTAGGCTAGACATTTTGTAGCTCCATGAGCACCTTACCTTAAATTTCTAGCAGATATTCCTCAATTATCTTATCTGCCAACTTTATCAGCATCTTCGAAGTTCTGCATCATTATTTGAAACCTGTAATCTGACAAAAATGGCTGATATAACATTGCCTTTTCAGCTGGATAAGCTCAATTGTAATAAAGAAGCAT
Coding sequences within it:
- the LOC110629942 gene encoding basic leucine zipper 61 isoform X2, which translates into the protein MAQLPPKIPNMQPTWPDFSHQKTMPPSINKAASPTAATGQNPSWVDEFLDFSLARRGTHRRSVSDSIAFLEPPLLEECRGTSGAVVAPQHQHRHSAGHNNSSSCDFDKFDDEQFMSMFNDDISNAVAAPSCSNPSTPSDHNSINDEKDTTAPSSDQNTKQNKIRNEPDEVQSQCQQENQTPPSATDTNSSDRIVDPKRVKRILANRQSAQRSRVRKLQYISELERSVTSLQAEVSVLSPRVAFLDHQRLLLNVDNSALKQRIAALAQDKIFKDAHQEALKREIERLRQVYHQQNLKKMENSATDPTTAPEKEQLLLQV
- the LOC110629942 gene encoding basic leucine zipper 61 isoform X1, producing the protein MAQLPPKIPNMQPTWPDFSHQKTMPPSINKAASPTAATGQNPSWVDEFLDFSLARRGTHRRSVSDSIAFLEPPLLEECRGTSGAVVAPQHQHRHSAGHNNSSSCDFDKFDDEQFMSMFNDDISNAVAAPSCSNPSTPSDHNSINDEKDTTAPSSDQNTKQNKIRNEPDEVQSQCQQENQTPPSATDTNSSDRIVDPKRVKRILANRQSAQRSRVRKLQYISELERSVTSLQAEVSVLSPRVAFLDHQRLLLNVDNSALKQRIAALAQDKIFKDVDFETNPAHQEALKREIERLRQVYHQQNLKKMENSATDPTTAPEKEQLLLQV
- the LOC110629307 gene encoding ervatamin-B, which translates into the protein MASSLQIQCLFSLFFVLALLANQATSRHLLKPQLSMSARHEQWMARHGRVYENAEEQQKRYKIFKNNVKMIESFNAAGDKPFNVSVNKFADLSHEEFKNMYLGMKPSRHTSSNVTLTSLNNEGMINVPTSLDWRSRGVITPVKSQGSNCGSCWAFAALAAVEAMHLLKYGNYHDLSEQQLMDCDHASNACNGGDMRDAFDYIIANGGVTEEANYPYVGYQQYCNTVKEDQPTVRLSSYQKVQPYSEAYLMSAVNLQPVTVGIDAGNRLFQYYHGGIFRAKYCRPDVLNHGVLLVGYDTAPDGTNYWIIKNSWGENWGENGYMRIARDDNAGICGITSYGTLLSV